A single genomic interval of Carettochelys insculpta isolate YL-2023 chromosome 16, ASM3395843v1, whole genome shotgun sequence harbors:
- the TMEM130 gene encoding transmembrane protein 130, whose product MALAFFFPCILEVTCMVLFLFHCRSAAEFIIGNLTVVQIEDNRTYVEQGASPATDTLTQISFLLHDPSNYFKSASFSYTWDFGDGTQLVTEKPVVSYHCATVGNCEVHLKVVAEWEQTENTTHERKIVQKTGDFTTKLELLDAVKSINVIGPRKTHVMENLNLSLHINGSPPLTLCWLIKAECISLEGEKCHLVAIKGSSYNLNHTFRNAGEYCFSVRVENTVNMLQMYHEIKVWPTDFHPAIFALPCIALISVMLGFVIYATFRSSSQQKDLVEVADFDFSPFSDKNLSPSDSKSSCGQICCSSCFLQPPQEYWETVRENHRLLHPLYKPVRTYTV is encoded by the exons AGTTTATAATAGGGAATCTTACCGTGGTACAAATAGAAGACAACCGCACATATGTTGAACAAGGGGCTAGTCCTGCCACAGATACTCTGACCCAGATTTCTTTCCTTCTTCATGATCCAAGTAATTATTTCAAGTCAGCATCATTCAGCTACACCTGGGATTTTGGAGATGG AACTCAGCTGGTAACTGAAAAACCTGTTGTCTCCTATCATTGTGCTACTGTGGGAAATTGCGAGGTACATCTCAAAGTTGTAGCAGAGTGGGAGCAAACTGAGAACACCACACATGAAAGAAAGATTGTGCAGAAAACGGGAGATTTCACCACCAAGTTGGAGTTGCTGG ATGCTGTTAAAAGTATAAATGTCATAGGCCCCAGAAAGACTCATGTAAtggaaaatttgaatttatctctaCATATCAATGGCAG CCCTCCTCTCACCTTATGCTGGCTCATAAAGGCAGAATGTATTTCACTTGAAGGGGAAAAGTGCCATCTAGTGGCAATTAAGGGCTCCTCTTACAATTTGAACCATACTTTTCGTAATGCAGGAGAGTACTGTTTCAGCGTGAGAGTGGAGAACACAGTGAACATGTTGCAGATGTACCATGAGATTAAAGTATGGCCAACAG ACTTTCATCCAGCTATCTTTGCCCTGCCGTGTATTGCTCTGATTTCAGTGATGCTGGGATTTGTTATATATGCAACCTTCCGCAGCAGCTCACAGCAGAAAGATCTTGTGGAG GTAGCTGATTTTGATTTTTCTCCATTCTCTGACAAAAATCTCTCTCCTTCCGATTCCAAGTCAAGTTGTGGCCAAATATGCTGCAGCTCCTGTTTCCTCCAGCCACCTCAGGAGTACTGGGAGACTGTCAGAGAGAACCATAGACTCCTCCATCCTTTGTACAAGCCAGTGAGAACTTACACAGTATGA